One Mycoavidus sp. B2-EB genomic region harbors:
- a CDS encoding succinate dehydrogenase iron-sulfur subunit → MTKRIFEIYRYDPDQDAAPRMQTYELELDAHDKMLLDALIKLKSIDESLAFRRSCREGVCGSDAMNINGKNGLACLTNMNELPQRITLRPLPGLPVVRDLICDFTHFFDQYHSIKPYLINDEPLPEKERLQSPQERNELDGLYECILCASCSTSCPSFWWNPDKFVGPAGLLQAYRFIADSRDQATGERLDNLEDPYRLFRCHTIMNCVDVCPKGLNPTKAIGKIKELMVRRAI, encoded by the coding sequence ATGACAAAACGTATTTTTGAGATTTATCGCTACGATCCAGACCAAGACGCCGCGCCGCGTATGCAGACTTACGAACTTGAACTCGACGCGCATGACAAAATGCTGCTCGATGCGTTGATCAAGCTGAAATCCATTGACGAGTCGTTGGCGTTTCGTCGCTCATGCCGCGAAGGCGTATGTGGCTCGGATGCAATGAATATTAATGGCAAGAATGGTCTGGCCTGCCTGACTAATATGAATGAACTGCCGCAACGCATTACGCTCAGACCATTGCCGGGATTGCCTGTCGTGCGCGATTTGATTTGTGATTTTACGCATTTCTTTGATCAATACCATTCAATTAAGCCTTATTTGATTAATGATGAGCCCTTGCCCGAGAAAGAGCGCTTACAATCGCCACAAGAGCGTAATGAACTGGATGGGCTGTATGAATGTATTTTATGTGCCAGTTGCTCAACCTCTTGCCCGAGCTTTTGGTGGAATCCAGACAAGTTCGTCGGGCCGGCTGGTTTATTGCAAGCGTATCGTTTTATCGCGGACAGCCGGGATCAAGCGACCGGAGAGCGCTTAGATAATCTAGAGGATCCTTATCGCTTATTCCGTTGCCACACCATTATGAATTGTGTTGACGTTTGCCCGAAGGGGCTGAATCCGACGAAGGCGATTGGTAAAATCAAAGAACTTATGGTGCGTCGTGCAATCTAA